Below is a genomic region from Telmatobacter sp. DSM 110680.
TTGCGACAAAAGGACGGAGAGATACTCGATAGCCCGAAAATTGTTAGGATCTATTTGGATGGCTCGTCGTAACGCCGTTTCTCCGTCATTCCATCGATGGGCCTGCATCAGCGAATGTCCCAGAGAAGTGCAGGTGTCCGATGAGGTGGGATCCAGACTCACTGCTTGCTCGGAGTATTTCAAGGCTCTTGCTGACGCCTCACGATTGCTTATATCGCCCCACACGCCCTCAAGTCCCCAAGCCTCCCCAAGAGCAGCATAAGCCGCCGAGAAATTTGGGTCGAGCTGGATTGCGTGTTCCAAATGCGGGATCGCTTTGTCTTTCTGTTGTGTCTCCTGGCTGAGGAAAAATCGGGCACGTAAATATTCGTCGTAGGCCTCCGGGTCAACCCGGCTCTCGAGCTTGAGCCGGTCTTGTTCCTCAGGGGTGAGTTGCGTTCTGATCTGAGCTACGGCGTCAGCTACTATCTGGTTCTGCAACTGTGCTGATTCACGGATGTTGCGTTCGTAGGAGGCCGCCCATAATTGTCTCTCTGGCTTGGCGGTCACGAGATGAATGTTGATCCGGATAGTGTCGTTTGTGCGGAGCACCGTTCCTACGATCAGAGCGTCCACATTTAACTTCTCAGCAATTTGCGGAACCGGTAATAGTGAACCCTTGAATGTTTTGGTCGAAATGAGCGGGATAACTCGCAGCGACTTTGCATAGGAGAGATCCGTAGTCAGGTCTTCAGTGATTCCGTCGGCTAGATAATCCTGCTGCGGGTCGTTCGATAGGTTGGTCAGGGGAAGTACCGCAACAGATCGGACCGTTGGCCGGCGCTGAACCCAATCTGCGATCGCGGCTCGGTTAGCCCATAATGCCAACATCAACAGAAGCGCGAGCACCGCAGAACCGCTAACCCAATACCGCATTGGTACCGTGCTGGGCGAAAGGGTCGGCGCTTCCAATGCTGGCGATGCAACACGTGGACCTACCCAACTCACTTCAGCCGTAAACCGGTATCCGCGACGGGGAAGCGTTTGTATAAGTGCCGCGGTTGTCTTGGAATCATCGAGCGCATCCCGCAACTTTGCGATTGCTTTGTTCAGGCCATGGTCAAAGTCCACCAGAGTGTCATCCGGCCAGAGCTGACGTTGCAACTCTTCGCGAGTCACCACTTCCCGAGCGTGGTCAAGCAGAACGCAAAGAACCAGAAAAGGCTGGCCCTGCAGGCGAACGAGATGTCCGCCCCAGCTTAGCTCGCCCGAAGCTAGGTTCAACTCGAAATCAGCGAACTCAGCTTTGACCGCTTCGGATCTATTCAGCACGGTCGGCGAAGGCGGGGACATGATAAGAGGATGCCTGTAAGCCGCAGAGAAGACAAGGGGACATTTAAATCACCTTCTTGGGAGATTGGAGGAATTGCGCATCCTGCGTCGAGTTGATATTTCGAATTACAGCACGGAACGAGAACAATTACACCGGGCACCGTGGGCAACTCAAAGCACGCGTCCGGCTCGGTCGAATCGTTCCACGATCTGTTCAGCATTCAGAGAAGAATGCCAGTGTCTCGGAGGTATTATGACGGGCAGCAATCTCGCTGGGTTATCAACTCTATGTCTGGCTACGGTCCTTCTGTCACTGGAATGCGGATGTGGCAATCCCGCGCAACTCCAGAAGCCTGTCCCTGTTTCCAACCCTGGCGCGCATGCCTTCCGCGCGACTGGCCCGATGGCCTACGCGCGCTCGGGACATACTGCTACGCTGCTGGCAGATCGGCGGGTCTTAATTGCCGGCGGATATGGTTTGTCCACGATCGAAAGTCATGCCGAGATCTTCGACCCCGTTCAGGGCGCATTTCAGGCGGCGGGCACATTAACGCGTGGTGGCCACACCGCAACACGTCTTTCGAATGGCGATGTCCTGTTTGCGGGAGGCGTAACCGACCCGAACTCGCAAACACCAGTTGCCACTGCTTCAGCGGAGCTCTTCAGGACCGCGACGGGCTTGTTCCAACCGACTGGAAATATGATTGTCCCGCGAAAATACTTTGCGTCTACCTTGCTGCTGGACGGCAGAGTGCTCGTAACCGGAGGGATAACGGCGAATGAAGAAGCTACTGACACCGCCGAACTATACGATCCCAAGTCTGGCACGTTCTCCTTGGCAGCGAAGATGAATTACCCGTGGTCCAATCATTCCGCGTTCCTGTTACTGAATGGCAAGGTGCTACTTGTAGCAGCAACGTCAGGTAACCTACCAGTCGAACTCTATGATCCGAAGGCCGATTCATTCACGATCATCAACGGCGCCCGGCTCGGTGGATCGGACGCCACAGTAAGCCTGCTGGCGGACGGAAGAGTTCTGATCACAGGCGGAGCCGCTAATTATGCCGACATGTATGTCGGACCATCGGAAATTTTCGATCCTGTCGCCGGGCGGTTATCCACTACCGGAGCGCTGGTGGTACCGCGGATGTTTCACACGGCCACTCTTCTTTCCGACGGGAGCGTCCTCATGGCGGGAGGCTTTGTAGATGCGGAGGCCGATGTTCCGCCCACGGCAACGACAGAGATTTACGACCCGGTAAAGGGAACCTTCAGTCCCGGCCCGGCGATGCTGTACCCCCTAGCCGCCCATACTGCCACCCTCCTCTCCGATGGAAGTGTTTTGATTACGGGCGGGCAAGGACCGGTCGTATCTGCAGGAGCACAGATCTTCCACTGATCTCATCGACATGGCCTTCAGCCGCTCGATCCTAGTCGACTGCGACTTTTCTACGGCGACCTAAGCTGTGCCGAAAATGGCAGGGTGGTGGACTGTTCGGTGCTCGTTGCACATCAATATCCGAATAGCCATTGCAACGAGACGCAAGTCTCTAATGATCCAGGCCGGGTCGAGCAGGTCGCAGTCCCCAAAAAGCTGACCCTAAAGACCAAGGAGATGTCCGATCCTTCTAAGTTCACCTAAAGCCACACCAGGTCGAATCCAGCGAAAGTCAGGCGTGATGACTTCGGACCCGATTAACGACCTTCGGTGATCGCTGGCCACGGTTGGAGGATGCGTGTAAGTCGTAGAGAAGACAAGGGGACATTTAATTCATATTTATAGGACTTTCGAAGCATTGCACTTTGGTTTTCAAGTTTGATAGTCCGTAATACACGGACAGTGCTGCCAGCACGCTTCAGCGAATAGG
It encodes:
- a CDS encoding tetratricopeptide repeat protein — translated: MSPPSPTVLNRSEAVKAEFADFELNLASGELSWGGHLVRLQGQPFLVLCVLLDHAREVVTREELQRQLWPDDTLVDFDHGLNKAIAKLRDALDDSKTTAALIQTLPRRGYRFTAEVSWVGPRVASPALEAPTLSPSTVPMRYWVSGSAVLALLLMLALWANRAAIADWVQRRPTVRSVAVLPLTNLSNDPQQDYLADGITEDLTTDLSYAKSLRVIPLISTKTFKGSLLPVPQIAEKLNVDALIVGTVLRTNDTIRINIHLVTAKPERQLWAASYERNIRESAQLQNQIVADAVAQIRTQLTPEEQDRLKLESRVDPEAYDEYLRARFFLSQETQQKDKAIPHLEHAIQLDPNFSAAYAALGEAWGLEGVWGDISNREASARALKYSEQAVSLDPTSSDTCTSLGHSLMQAHRWNDGETALRRAIQIDPNNFRAIEYLSVLLSQKARTDESVALARKAALANPVAVDMQRIYGLVLLRARRYDEAITQLESAIHLDPSHLATYGTLASALVQKGRYHEAEDALRKGEVVDPGMWAWLYIREGNSSAARQLLKENPSLVSPHAAVARYLLGEQEAGLTQLDYLANVQWSTKTYNFRNDPIFDPLRNDPRFTAIVKKTGLLDN
- a CDS encoding kelch repeat-containing protein encodes the protein MTGSNLAGLSTLCLATVLLSLECGCGNPAQLQKPVPVSNPGAHAFRATGPMAYARSGHTATLLADRRVLIAGGYGLSTIESHAEIFDPVQGAFQAAGTLTRGGHTATRLSNGDVLFAGGVTDPNSQTPVATASAELFRTATGLFQPTGNMIVPRKYFASTLLLDGRVLVTGGITANEEATDTAELYDPKSGTFSLAAKMNYPWSNHSAFLLLNGKVLLVAATSGNLPVELYDPKADSFTIINGARLGGSDATVSLLADGRVLITGGAANYADMYVGPSEIFDPVAGRLSTTGALVVPRMFHTATLLSDGSVLMAGGFVDAEADVPPTATTEIYDPVKGTFSPGPAMLYPLAAHTATLLSDGSVLITGGQGPVVSAGAQIFH